The DNA sequence ccagaaaaaaacaaaatttcaacaaGATACCAAAGTAGTTTCCGATGTCAGTATTCCAGAAGATGTGTTGGCTTTGCTTGATATGGATGATAGTTGGGTGGAAGAAACCAAACCTTCTGTTCCCATGAACAAAGAAGACAGGTTAAATTCCAACCTAGAAAAACAACCTCAAAGCAATCAGACCTCTCAGTCAAAAATCAATCCAACAGCTTCCATCTGTAAGAACAATGGTAACAATACTAAAGCTCCATTTAACCCATTTCAAAACAAAGTGTCTGAAAAGAACAGTGCAGGTACATTTAATCCATTTCAATGCAAAGAAAACACAAAAAGTAATGCCACTGTCAACAAAACAGTCAATTCATCACAAAATGATACCAAAGGTTCTGGGAGGAAAGGTGGTCAAAAAAACGAGACGTTTAACCCTTTTCTAACCAAAGTACCTGCAAAAATGAGTAGTCCTGCCAACAATACATTCAATCCATCGCACAATGGTAACAAAGTTTCCGCAAGTAAAAGTAGACGAGCAGTTAATACATTTAACCCTTTTCAAACTAAAGTTCCTTCAAAATCTATCAGTCCACTAAATGGTAACAAAGTATCTTTAAACAACAATAGTGCAACCACACCAATGTTTGTTCCAAATCTAAAGCCAAAAACTGTTGCTGCCAAAAAGACCACTACAATATCGGACCCAAAAACGGAGTGGgttcagaaaataaaaaacattcataacAACATGCGTGAAAATGATACAAGAAAACCAGcaatgaaagaaaataagaaaCAGCAACCTCAAACCTCAAACTTTAAAGCATGGCAAAGCATTCAAGATACTAAAACCAATGGTAGGGTTGCTCCTCAAAAAACATCAATAATTAGAAGTGAACAGTCAAGTATGGCTAAAAAGTGGGATCCagttgtaaaaacaaacaaccacGAAACAAACATGAACTCTGATGATGATGAACTATTATTGCAAGCAGTTATGTTAACTGAGGCAGAAATGGAGAAGGTCAAGGGTGAAACAAAAATGGGGCCTATCAAGCCAAAAATGGTTCAACCAATTCTTTCTGGTAAATTTGTATCACCACCTAGTGCGAATTCATCACAGGGCCGATGTACAGCGTCTGAAATCGAACGAAAAAAACGACTTGCAATGCAACGAAGACTAATACGGCAGCAGCAACGAAAACGTTGACGTGCTTTTTCTCACggtgtttataaataatcaCATTTTGTGTCTGAATTTTTTGTTCACTctacttttaatatttccttCATTATGAAATGAGAACACCGATTTGATTGTGATATCGTGCAGGATAAAACACGGTACTAGCGTAACCATTTAGCctacatattttattgtacCGTTGTATTTCCGGAAAACGCCGATATGATTTCACACCACACACGTAACCCGTCGTGACGTCTATGCACGTATAATTACGTAGCTGGTTATATAAAAAGGCTGAACTCCTAGCCCTTAGAATACCTATAtatcttaaaagtaaaacgGCGTGGCTAAGATTCGCGCGGCTTTACCAGCGATGTTCTATAGCAAATTGTTAAAAGCGGCCAGCGCTATTAACAGAAGAAACTTCTCAAACGAACCTGCGCTTTGGAAGATAGCTAACTACAGGTTAGTCTGGTTGCACTTGGCTtgaaaaggtttaaaataaaggattaagaaaataaatgtaaaacagcaTAATACGGACCACTTTAATGTTTCGGGaaagtttcttttttaaattagtgaATACGAAGTCATTGGAATTGAATCGGGTAAACCATAGGGTCTCCACATATGTGCTGCTGTTGTGGATCAATTAATTAGGAGTGCCGCAAAGTAAGTACCTTAGTTTTTCCCACGCCGGAAGAAAATGGTCCGACATTCCATAGCCTATAGTCACCGTACAACTAAagaagttttatataaaaaagggaTTTATAAGAttgaaaatcattttttaaaatcgaaacaaagtttttagGCCGGTATTGTGCTGTGTACTTAATAGacccaaataaaaacaactttacaaGAACATGAAAAttattgttgttataaaacaaggtAGCCTATATGTTGTGAACAGTTTGTATATATTGCACTCACGTTACGGCAAAACTACTGAAATTTCGATACAAAATTATACACGGCTAaggtaatgttaaaaaatcgaaaaaaacaaacgatTTATTATTGCAGATTCTTTGTTCCTCTACAAACAAGGTGGCGTGACACGGGGCACGACGGTAACCTCGCGGACTCTGTTTATTACGACACAATGATATCTTTGACACAATCTTTTGTTTCTAAGTACGTCAAATTGCACCACTCAACGTATTATAGAGACACGGCGAACACGCGTTATTTCCGGGCAAATTATGCTGTTTTCACACCGTcctgtgtatatatatatatcgaaCGAGCGCTATAGCTACGTTAAAGAGGCATACAAACGAAAATTCAaagtttgtgtattgatagatatgctcaaatgtgaccTAAAGCTAGCACcgagttttaaaacacaaaatagcttttgaaaaaaatgagttttaaaacagcaaattcGACCGCCGGAGTAAAAAAATGGTCGTAGCGCAATGCATGGCATTTCCCATGAGAAAAAAATACTCAACTTTGATTGTCCctagtattaaaatattgaagaaagttcaaattttatttctgatttggtataatgaatgcttcttcttcaaaactatgtaaaaaaaactttaaaacatggACTTTAgtacttttaattttagattgaacatagctacataatatgctgactcagcacttttttctttgttagttaatttttagcacttttttatattaaaatgttcaatatGTCTTACTAGTACctactgtaacatttttttgaaaaaatgtcagTCTTTCGTGTTTAATATTAGGTTTGAAAATATGCTGAGCcagcataatctggtatgCACCTACGTtcaattgaaaaattaaaacataataaagtctatgtttcacaattttttatatattcttgaagaAAAAGCATTTGttatacaaaatcaaaaataaaattggaaCTTTCTgtagtattttagaaactagtaacgatcaaagttgagtgaatctttttcttatgggaaatcccctgcattgtcgaaacagcCGAATTTCTTTTACTCCAGTGGTTTTTTCACGCGATTTTTTGGGTAACTTAGATGGTACTTTTAGgatacatttgagcatatctatccatatacaaattttgatttttcgttggtatgtcgctttaatttaaatcactTCGCTATATTAGTATACaaacttagttttttttatgttttacaggtTTAACAACCCGGGACTGACTGAACATATTTTAACCGACAACTACTACGAATGCAGGTATGTAACCGTACCGTGTTATCCAGTAATCCCATACGTCACAGAATAATTCGTCACACATATTTAATTCGTCACATATATTTAGTCATTAATACaatcaaagagattaaaaccaactCTACTTATAAAGAGATtattttaatctctttgagTACAATCATAGTTAATGAAAATATTCTCATCAACTATATGTGGTACAATATCGGAAAACAATGGCAATATTATTCAGGAACCGCCTAAGTTACCCAGAAGTTCCTCTGGTGGGGTTGGGGGTCacagaggttacaggttcCAGATTAAAGTTCACCGTcggattttttaaacaaaaatcagaCCAATCGAGTATCGCCACATCACCGATAAATTTAGACTTGCGCGGAAGTTTATTAGACGATAATGACGTTATAACTATCGCGGATCACTATGACAACGAGGCAGCAGTGCTCGGTTTCCAAGCAACCGTAATGAAGGGTTTAGATGAAGGCATACCTAACGCTTTAAAGGaagcaataaaattaatacaaatgaATTGTTCGGAtttggataaaaaataaacaaaaaaatgatgaaacaaattaattaaactaaatattcataacttttattaacaaaaccaaacattttagaaataaattacAGTAGGGagagggaagacgggacaccttttacatttattttctcgccccgtttggtggtaaacaaagaacattaaaaaaatataaaactgtatgcccaagactcccattgaccgttggtaattgtttaaaacacgatcaggatatttagatattatgtgctaaaggtgtcccatcttcccccaccctacaatagtACAACGGGAGAacatgggacacttaagcacatattgcaaatatttcaaaaatcaaaatagatttcgatttttgggtaatatcacgaattagtactatcattcctttattatgtgacaacaattcaaaattttataataaaacacacgacgAGTTATTTAGcaattcgcacaacaggtgaaactttacaaattcgaaaaatcaaaagataagatgggacagtttaaaatcattgttaattttgattaataagtgtatttattattaggagtacacgtaaataacacaaactaatactgtacgctttgaaaataaggtttaaacattgtttttcttgccctactgctatagtttttaacatgttacctacatTATATTAACTGTATAACAattgtattgtttgaacgacaatgggtattgttcgaactttaattgataaatattgtattctaCAAATGTATATCAACTTGTAATAGCAGAAAActgataataactattattaaagttttcatttttgctacaaattgggtatcaCTACACTGTTTTTCGTACAAGCTACTTCTCATAATTATCTCTAAGTGCGAACGACTAAAAACCTTTAGAagtatattttcaaaataatatctctttattatatcagtatcttatagttaaatagaggtataaattattattttccccctgaggtataaattattaaattaaaatcaaacctTTAGAAGTTTGGccataaaacatataaaactacaatgtgggggaagatgggacaccaaattaaaacataattacattagcagtattctgcaacttgtagttaacccaccgaatttaacaggctgtgctttctttgccatgtaaactttatacatataactccaaaccaatattttttgttctttttactttaaattaaaattatatttacccctgcctattttcccTATGCAaatatctcagttttttttacaaaactaaaactagttttatgagacaaaatcaaactgtacgaaatattcaaggttgttttacgAAGCTATGATACTTgtttaatcgttcacacttgcaaactacaaaatttcatctgctttaatattatttttgcgacattcaaaattagcaccttactatttcgcattttttacctgttcaaaatctactgtttctattttacatatttttttaatatttaaaaacagtattcagctttgacgcgcgttttataaagtcgtgataatactgtcgaataattctttaacattattttcctgattatcatgggcatgggggtccgtaaaaagaaaattaaaaaagtctcatgtgacaaagtgtcccatcttcccccatcctactatatatatttagacaATTCGGTCCCTTTGTTTGGTCCAAATAAACAGGTCTTTTTTAAGAAATGCGGCATATcttagatatatatagtaggtagggggaagatgggacaccttttcatttgattttctcttcccatttggcagtaaaaaaaacattcaaagaattataaaaccgtatcttcccGACTACCACAAatcgttgtttattgtttaaaacacgattatggatattatgtgtaaagatgtcccatcttcccccaccctaccctATATATAAAGAAAGAGACCTGTTAACTAGACTTGAATGTTTACGTACATATTTAgatttttgcttttataaaatttttacctGCGttatcatttattcatttttaacttgtaaatAAAGTTGGAATTAGATAAAGCACACACAGCTCTCTGTAATGGATGTCaccattaataaataataatgaatgTCTCTCTATTCGATGTCTCTATCAATACCTTGAAACTATCATCCCTaagttaactttttataaactgtgttactccatatttttttaattgtttagaaaaaaCTTGAACCATATTTATCATTTGCAAATACACCACTGCTTCTCATACATGGTAGTTGcttgttgtaaacaaaaaaaactttttttaaactttagagACCATCATAAGagagttatataactttttgcTTTGATTGAGAAATGAGAACTTTACATTACTGATTAGTTCTGTATTCAGAGTGTAAACAATCCACAAAGAACGGCAGAACTTCAGCATAATGATTAAGGTTGATTTGAAAGTATTTGTGACCACAGGGTTGACATAGTAACAAGGATGGCTTCTTCTGTTCGTATAGTACGACTACCTTGGTTGGGACAAGTGTTTAAATACTTGTCAAACAACAAAGATAGCTCTATATCGCCTCCTAGAGCTTCGTCAGCTTCCAGTCCAGCTTCTAAACCTTGTAACCCTCCAAATACAATCAGAAGATGTTTAAAAGTTGGCATTTTAAAGTCAGCAACTGGTTCTCCTTTATCTGATGTCCCAATTGTAATGTCATACTTGCCAGTGTCTGAATACGGACAATCAACAATAGCAGAACTTAGAGAGTTCGCAAGACGGACGTTGTACCCCCAATACAAGCCCCCCTTCGTCCGGGGGTAATGAGGGGGAACTACTTCACCCAAGATATACTTTTTCTTCTgttctttaattttaacagTGACCCTTATATTGGGTTGCAACACTTTATCAATCTgaactgtttttaaagttcCACAATCAACAAAAGATCCTTTTCCTGGTTTGATCGGTCGGTCCACAACGACTCCTTCCCTGAATTCTGCGTTGTCTTGCTCCCTCATGTGGTGGGGGCAATCAAGCGGGTTTAAAACTCCTGCATATTGAAGATCTTTATGTTTTGGAAAGAAAGACTTGCGAAGGTATTGCGGACACTCGAGATATTGCAAGATTCTGGCAAGTTGGATGTTGCAGTTTCCTTTCTTTCCGACCCCAGTAAAGTCTCCCTGGGTGGAAGAGTCTTTGCCTGAGGATGCAGATTCATCAAATACGATGATCTCATCAACCTAGAGCAATAAAACCCATGACCAGGATTCAATGTCagttatacaaaaatacagtCTATcccattttataataatatacttAGCACTAACACTAAGAATAACTGTAAcctaaaaatattagaaacaattagttaaaattttaacccCAATAAAATTTTGCCAACATGCTGACAGAACATTGAAATAAGATTAAGTTTTCATGCTGGAGGAGCCAGTACCTTGTACATAttatagtattttatataCTGTTTCTTTACATAATTTTACCTGAAAGACAACGCAGGCACGAGCAATTTGACCAGCAAGGTAAGTCCTTAATTCAGGAGATTGTGCGTTGTCCAATATAGAGCCAGGTAAAGCAACACTCACTGTGTACGACCTCCCATCACCTAGAACAGGTTCttcaagtttttcttttttcttttcaaaatcttttttcAAGATCAtctgtttttctaattttcgaatttttcttttttctttatggAGCTTCTTCTCAACTtttcttttcaatttttcttccGATTTGTTTTTGCTTGGTccattcattttaaatgtgttGACTTTTTAACACACAAGACAAGACCCTAACCTCAGACACAAATGACAAGACCCTAAATAAACATCATTGTACTAGTTATACAAAGGTATAATACATCATTGTACTACAGCAGCAAtattgaaacaacaaataaatttgaattcAATGAGTAAAGATTCACAGTGTTTTTAAAGAGTTGTTTACTTTTCACATGAGATTTAATGGTATGGTTTAGCCAAAACGAATGACATTGGTTTACTAATACATTGCTTCAGAAAAAAGGTATTTGAGCAAGTACACTACTTAGACAAGGATTATTTTTCAGATGGATTTTTGCGAGATGTTTCTTTCGTTGATACTTCATTATAAAGTGTTATTTTGTGCAAGTGGTCCTTAAAAAGATAATTGttttggaaatgttttttagaagatgtttctttatgtttataagATGGTATATAATTAGATGATTCTTTGGGTGGTTTGGCTGCGGTTGGTTTATGCGTTGgttcttttttaattgttttcttttgaattttagtttttaatgtattttcctTAGATAGCACACTATGTTGTATTTTAGTTTCAGATAAATTTTAACTCAATTCATTTAACTCTATTGGTTCTCCAACTTCTTCTTTTGATGAAAATAATCTTGGAGTAATAGAAAACTTGACGGCAGACCACAGAGCCTGGCCAGCTCGCTGTTGGACAGTTTTATCTGAGATCACCTCGTTTGTATCTTTCTACAAGATTGAACTTCTTAGTACTNNNNNNNNNNNNNNNNNNNNNNNNNNNNNNNNNNNNNNNNNNNNNNNNNNcaaataaatttaatttatctgtgatgtcacacgGAGTATAATTACAGAAATGTTGTTACAAACCACTATCTCGGTGCATTTTGTTTATACGTGGCgttatgtatttaataatacAGCATTTAAAGCCAAATATAATACTAAAGCATACCAATAAATAGTTGTACGAaatctatattattatatatggggCTTTTTACTTCACGCCTCAACGCTCGAATGTTCAGGTCTCGCCGCGTTCCAGtcaacttgtttttaacaatggttttataaactttaactCACAGTCTGAAACATTCAGCATATTTCACTTGGaccaatattttacaactataCAAATATATGAGAAAACATGGAGAtctaatattaatttaaaactaattggTTTGCGTATATTGCATATATGGTGAATTAacttaatgtaatttttacaaaaacaacaactaatGCCACTAAAACACTAAGCAGTGATGACCATTCAAAAACTACAATAAAATTTAGTGTTGCCGATTATAAATTTCAAGGCGGAAAAGATTTGTTTTGGacagaaattaaatttattaaatattaatttcatttaattttaatgtactttttaatttataatagaattaaattctgtgaatgattttttatttatctatcACTTTTGCGGTAATAGGTGCTGCCGATGGCAAAATgagaaataataatacatgataacttgttATTGAACAACGAGGCAATATGTCGTTGCTTATATTGCTTGTGCAACACTGTACGCGCATTTTAACACCGACGATTCCAGCACTTGTCTGCGGGAATGGGCGTTACCAatccttttaaacaattaaaatgtgGCGAATATAACATATACCTCATTACAAATCAATACCGGTCCCAACATAACCACACAGCGCCGTGGCcaagtggttagtgcgcccgcctgtaacccagaggtaatgggttcaaggctcgtcgctgctaccatatgtgtccttggtcaagacacttaacggcaattgctcgaacccagtggtcactaatgggttgtccaaattatcagccatacataaagaaaaaatccaaaaaaaaataaacacccacaaagtaacatacattaactcgtaagctggcacgaagtgtatgaacacccgtgttataacgactgtcgttttccggccacgcgaggataaagtaagttacattcattcagtgaATATATCTATACATTTCAGCTTATTGggatgtgtgttttttttttttaaaccttaaacAAGTATGTCGTAGTTTATATAGGCTGAAATATTTTCGTACTGTTTGATTTAGTCtgataaaattagttttagttttgtgagaAAAACTGAGATATGTTCATGATAAATACAGACAGAGGtcaaaatggtttaaattagGCATACAATAAGCATAATAATATAGATCTAAATTGTATTCATAAATTCAACGTGGCAGAGAAGCTGTAGCACAGCCGGTTTGTTAGATTACACAAAATTTgcagaatatttataatatactgatataataacagGATAATGTATGGAATATATAATCGAAATTCGGTAACAGAAACTTGGAGAAAAATTCTCGGCGTAGGTAAAATACAGCGCAGCAATATTTTGTGGCAATAATATGACTTGTGTATATACTGGTTTCCACGAGTGTTTGCGAATTACTAAATAACACTTAGTGTGTTtgatataattatttgaatcaattaataaaggtgtGACAGTAcaaatgtatggctgataatttagacaacccattagtgaccactagtttgaagcaattgccgttaagtgtcttgcccaaggacacatacgcccacaatggtagcagcgtcgagccttgtacccattacctctgggttacaggcaggcgcgctaaccactacaccacggcgccggtcgaatttaatatatatagatatggGCGTAGAGTACGGGCGCGCGGGAGTGCGACGCACCTAGGGAtacacattacagaataattaggtattctaggatatcctagaatactttatttcgaatctagaattccgaatctagaatttcgaatcttttatatttataggaaaaatgaattttacccacaaaagtcagtttattgactcttttatagcagccttgttggatcataagctgtaaaatgatcaaaaattgtaccattgggtagtttttgcgtcatgaaacgtatagcaggctatggaaagacgttacgaaacgtttactttcgaaagtcccacaaacacaaaaattttttttcaaaattaataagtttcaaaatttgttaatacagtatatgaggtgacgtgtgatgacgtcattaaacagaatcccgtaattagattcgaatacaaagggattcgaatctcatggattcgaaattctgtaatgtgcatccctagacGCACCCCTGCCAATTTAGGAATTCGCTACTCCTGTTTAATGCACGACTACCGCACACCTGCATGCGCGTGTAATGGTTCGACGATGACAACGACAGATTAATTCGTAAAGAAATGTGTTAAATTTTGGCCTATATTTGCGCAATTATGATTATTACAACACAACATCCTATTGTTTGTAAATGTGCCGCAATTCATGCCCATTTTACACCTCTAGGATTGACCAATTAGGAACAAAGGAAAAGGATTTACTAGCATTATTACCTGCGCTATACCAGACAAACGTATAATATGTATGCGTATGGGATATGGGAGTATTTAGAATTggaatgtttaatttacttgATTGCGAGTTGCGGATGTGCATcaggcatgtaaaaaaaagactGATACTGAttcgtatttaaatttatctggCAGTTTCGTAAATCCTAGCCGCATGCATTCTGCTTacgacaattttttttacaaattgctAAAATCCCTTTCTTGCCCGTATAAATGCCAGATTTATGATAAAAGAACTGTACGGACCTACGTTAACATTATACAATTTGTCACGCAGCCGTTGAGCCGACGAAGTAAATAAAGTCCAGACTACTAAAATATTGAGCGATATTACCATTGCACAACGATGTTACATTGCGATAACGTTCCTGTCGCGAAGAAGGTCCAACTATTGGGTGCATCCGAATTAAATTGTCTTTGTGTGTTTGCCGCACTTCCACGCAATTTCAAAACTCTACGCCAATGtgttatatacaaacataaaaaaattaacttaccCCTAATTTATCAGCACTTAATTCCAAAACTTTTTCATCATTTAACACTGATATAACAAGGTCTATAGCTGATTTTCTGGTGTCAGGATTAGACATAACACctaaaaataatgaaagtttattaaacacaatgtGCACagatttaaaagaataaaagcttcattatttaaacattaaacaaattatgaaatatattttttagaagcctttataaatataatatctGTGTTACATTACTAgagttgaaaaaataaaattttggaaTTTTATTCAAGAACTAGCTACCTTACTTGACACAAACTTTGTAGAGTAATCCTTCATGTCTGGGTCATGTAAAATCCCTTGCAAGACCTCCTTAGATAATTGCTCAGCATCGCTGATAAGTTTATTGTCAGTAAGTGAGATACTGGCAACTGATGTCACTTCTTCTGCCATCTTATTTCGCATTGCATccccaaataaataaaaatacgacACTGgagataaaaataagaaaatacaACTATTGTGTACGGTGGTTTTGCAAAACAGTCAACTTTGAAAACtgctttttttttaattaaaaaaacactgaaaatataaataaaaaaaacaatataatggCGAGCCATAATGGTAATCATTTCACTGGTGACCAGTAAaactttggtctaaaaatGTTCCTTGGGTCTCACTGATACCGGatgtctaaaaaaaaacttgggcGTTCATGTCAAAAATTAcctttgaaaatgaaaaagtgctGCGataccgtattttccacacaaGTTATCgtgaattaaaaaatgttaaatcaTTATGTGATAGAACGCCTATTACTACgtttgatttctatgttacagATTACATCATTTGTTAGGGGTTAGTCAGTGGTTTGAAGTAAGGGGTTAAAGGTTATGGCCAGGTTAGATGTAGGGGTTAGGGGTATAGACTGGTTTAGGGTTTTTACTAGCATAAAACCGTgcgaaaaaaacaagattacaATGTGCTGTAAGCCTGTAATGTACGTAGCATATCACTACTATGACATAACATATCGGTATTGTGgcctaaaaaaattaaccttaTGCAAGTCCCCCTAAAAaaacagtgggtatcagtgaggcctaaggaacatttggaaaccaaaatttcagtgGACAcaagctaaaggattaccaagTCATATCAACATAGGTTGTACACATACATAAAAGCCAtagattattattaaacatatcTGCACCAAATTGTACCTGCAACTGCTACAAATGTGAGCACAGATGCAACGAGTAGTTTTCCTTTCCATGTGTAATATTTTCTCATCTCTTCCAATCTTCTTAATATGCTGTCTGGTAAGTTTTGTACCTCTCcatattttacactttttctttttgattCATTGGAGTAATAAACAAGTGCTGGTTCAGATATATGCAAGTGTGTGTCTTTGATGTTTAAGAGTCGAATGTAACATCTTGCTTGGAACTTTAATCTAACTGATCTTGCCAACCAAACAGGAATCATAGTAACTAAACTACTTACCTTATCTTAAACAGTTAATTTAGTGCGGTGTGTACAAGCATTTTACATAGGTACTCAATTACTTTATTCTCTTCCTCTATCGTTCTAATTAGAGTTATACGACTAATTAAAATTTcctaaatttataattttgcatttttaaacatttggttTACTTTTTGGTATTTGAATAATTTGATTTCAGGGTAAGtaaaatttgcaacaaataaagaacaaaaaaactaaacgtAAGTGAAAAAAGGTGTTACGAAAGTAAACGAAATATAACTGTCTTTAAAATCCAATTTCTTAGCCGAATTTTAACGGGGTTGGAATCTCTATTcaggaaaatatataaaaggaAAATATGTGTTGGCAGATCCTTCATGCAATACAACTTTTATTAATGAGCTGGAGCGTGACAAcagtatacggttttatactaaacataaaatcatttaatgtattttgatttggggagttttaaaaataagtgcGCTTCAGGAATGCAATATCAGAGTCGATATTTAGTCACGTCAAAATTAGGAATGTACAATGCTTTTGGATGTTCCGATGTTGACGGTCATTGATCTGCAGTGAAAACTGCTACAACTCTGGTCAACAATTTTCACTTCGGatttacctaaaaaaaaaaaaataagttataagtatccaatggga is a window from the Ciona intestinalis chromosome 10, KH, whole genome shotgun sequence genome containing:
- the LOC100184741 gene encoding putative uncharacterized protein DDB_G0285119, coding for MDESASQSMTDVEVGWDCGSPTPTAWKRYQLPCSGPKHGRKTTPDYKSKPAHKKPKVLHDENTKSYEIARKLISELSKYKNNNVEPTINSSMDLVFEMSGQGEDLPSSVPTTQNTSPLLNIPQMDDAALSDDDLFDESMLRHADDIMEAYKNPNSQTKNTTSTPVRDVPVNHVESSNQSKIVNYKAGMSAVKHLKPNALLPCKSSSTTVTVEIKQTENLQNRHISPVQDITNSAATCMNLFMSNSSQKTKKPPSKFKKMSQKKTKFQQDTKVVSDVSIPEDVLALLDMDDSWVEETKPSVPMNKEDRLNSNLEKQPQSNQTSQSKINPTASICKNNGNNTKAPFNPFQNKVSEKNSAGTFNPFQCKENTKSNATVNKTVNSSQNDTKGSGRKGGQKNETFNPFLTKVPAKMSSPANNTFNPSHNGNKVSASKSRRAVNTFNPFQTKVPSKSISPLNGNKVSLNNNSATTPMFVPNLKPKTVAAKKTTTISDPKTEWVQKIKNIHNNMRENDTRKPAMKENKKQQPQTSNFKAWQSIQDTKTNGRVAPQKTSIIRSEQSSMAKKWDPVVKTNNHETNMNSDDDELLLQAVMLTEAEMEKVKGETKMGPIKPKMVQPILSGKFVSPPSANSSQGRCTASEIERKKRLAMQRRLIRQQQRKR
- the LOC113474624 gene encoding uncharacterized protein LOC113474624 (The sequence of the model RefSeq protein was modified relative to this genomic sequence to represent the inferred CDS: added 222 bases not found in genome assembly), which codes for MIPVWLARSVRLKFQARCYIRLLNIKDTHLHISEPALVYYSNESKRKSVKYGEVQNLPDSILRRLEEMRKYYTWKGKLLVASVLTFVAVAVSYFYLFGDAMRNKMAEEVTSVASISLTDNKLISDAEQLSKEVLQGILHDPDMKDYSTKFVSSVMSNPDTRKSAIDLVISVLNDEKVLELSADKLGTIILNLLKADETRNIVRDQLETIIQDPGVQLTVQKLLSDVTNTPEVKEMMVEFFQSVLSSETVTKEGSSLGRKITNEVISDKTVQQRAGQALWSAVKFSITPRLFSSKEEVGEPIELNELS
- the LOC100182373 gene encoding uncharacterized protein LOC100182373 — its product is MFYSKLLKAASAINRRNFSNEPALWKIANYRFFVPLQTRWRDTGHDGNLADSVYYDTMISLTQSFVSKFNNPGLTEHILTDNYYECRNRLSYPEVPLVGLGVTEVTGSRLKFTVGFFKQKSDQSSIATSPINLDLRGSLLDDNDVITIADHYDNEAAVLGFQATVMKGLDEGIPNALKEAIKLIQMNCSDLDKK
- the LOC100187134 gene encoding putative methyltransferase C9orf114, with translation MNGPSKNKSEEKLKRKVEKKLHKEKRKIRKLEKQMILKKDFEKKKEKLEEPVLGDGRSYTVSVALPGSILDNAQSPELRTYLAGQIARACVVFQVDEIIVFDESASSGKDSSTQGDFTGVGKKGNCNIQLARILQYLECPQYLRKSFFPKHKDLQYAGVLNPLDCPHHMREQDNAEFREGVVVDRPIKPGKGSFVDCGTLKTVQIDKVLQPNIRVTVKIKEQKKKYILGEVVPPHYPRTKGGLYWGYNVRLANSLSSAIVDCPYSDTGKYDITIGTSDKGEPVADFKMPTFKHLLIVFGGLQGLEAGLEADEALGGDIELSLLFDKYLNTCPNQGSRTIRTEEAILVTMSTLWSQILSNQP